The following proteins are co-located in the Acidimicrobiales bacterium genome:
- a CDS encoding ferritin-like domain-containing protein: MRDDSELLGRDDVDDLDAILSLRSDPGEIYRAVKDAAPSIFTWNYERTRAPLSKLYEKAKTAQWNASTDLPWETEVDQEHLAATSPLAGPEMLEAAGVDLNGTSFEKWGKAEWTQAAIEQQNWALSQFLHGEQGALLCTAKIVETVPWIDAKYYASTQVMDEARHVEVFSRYLDEKMNGHYPINPHLGLLLDDIIADDRWDITYLGMQIMVEGLALAAFGMVQAITPEPLLKQLLRYVMSDEARHVAFGVLSLKEFYTELTDAELAERQEFAFEAAVRMRDRLIGPEVWDTMGVDPKEAISVLNPFGDDKNRDPFQMLLFSKIVPNLSKLGLLDCNGGWLRQRFDTLGVTQFETWTDTTIEYEMLDAVTQDREAAS; this comes from the coding sequence ATGCGTGACGACAGCGAGCTCTTGGGCCGGGACGATGTCGACGACCTCGACGCGATTCTCTCACTGCGTTCTGATCCCGGGGAGATCTACCGCGCGGTGAAGGACGCGGCGCCGTCGATCTTCACTTGGAACTACGAGCGCACCCGGGCGCCGCTGTCGAAGTTGTACGAGAAGGCGAAGACCGCGCAGTGGAACGCGAGCACCGACCTGCCGTGGGAGACCGAGGTCGACCAAGAGCACCTCGCCGCCACTTCGCCGCTCGCGGGGCCCGAGATGCTCGAGGCCGCGGGCGTCGACCTCAATGGCACCAGCTTCGAGAAGTGGGGCAAGGCCGAGTGGACCCAGGCCGCCATCGAGCAGCAGAACTGGGCGCTGTCACAGTTCCTCCACGGCGAGCAGGGCGCGTTGCTGTGCACCGCCAAGATCGTGGAGACCGTGCCGTGGATCGACGCCAAGTACTACGCGTCGACGCAGGTGATGGACGAAGCTCGCCACGTCGAGGTGTTCTCCCGCTACCTCGACGAGAAGATGAACGGGCACTACCCGATCAACCCGCACCTCGGCCTGCTGCTCGACGACATCATCGCGGATGACCGCTGGGACATCACGTACCTCGGCATGCAGATCATGGTCGAGGGCCTGGCGCTGGCGGCGTTCGGCATGGTGCAGGCGATCACCCCCGAACCGCTGCTCAAGCAGCTGCTCCGCTACGTGATGAGCGACGAAGCCCGTCACGTGGCCTTCGGGGTGCTGTCGCTCAAGGAGTTCTACACAGAGCTCACCGACGCCGAGCTGGCGGAACGACAGGAGTTCGCGTTCGAGGCTGCCGTGCGCATGCGCGACCGGCTGATCGGCCCGGAGGTGTGGGACACCATGGGTGTCGACCCGAAGGAAGCCATCTCGGTGCTCAACCCGTTCGGCGACGACAAGAACCGGGACCCGTTCCAGATGCTGCTGTTCTCGAAGATCGTGCCCAACCTCTCGAAGCTCGGCCTGCTCGACTGCAACGGCGGCTGGCTGCGCCAACGGTTCGACACCCTCGGCGTCACCCAGTTCGAGACGTGGACCGACACCACTATCGAGTACGAGATGCTCGATGCGGTCACCCAGGACCGCGAAGCCGCCAGCTGA
- a CDS encoding metal-dependent hydrolase: protein MTPVRLPYDAEPMQSSSPDLTIAARRMDFAEATARIPMHFAPDGDLLTSHFWAVLSALFPEGEDSFVRAVRHYRDQLTDPVLKRQVAGFIGQEAQHSRAHQALNDRLHELGYPVYGIDRFHKRMNWLIYKFPSPEMDLAFTTVYEHLTALMAELALSDERFRESFGEIHDLLLWHAIEESEHKAVAFDVYRAVGIDPKRRIRAMRFTRWTLPLLAVGVVLQAVLTDRAARRPRALWASVKCIRANPLFSKSTMDAIRDFERPDFHPNQRDTTALLAEWRVRLFGSEGTLTHRLLQRPA from the coding sequence GTGACACCCGTTCGCCTGCCCTACGACGCGGAGCCCATGCAATCCAGCAGCCCTGACCTCACCATCGCCGCGCGGCGAATGGACTTCGCCGAAGCCACGGCACGCATCCCCATGCACTTCGCCCCCGACGGCGACTTGCTGACCAGCCACTTCTGGGCGGTGCTGTCGGCGCTGTTCCCCGAAGGCGAAGACAGCTTCGTGCGCGCCGTGCGCCACTACCGCGACCAGCTCACCGACCCGGTGCTCAAGCGGCAGGTGGCCGGCTTCATCGGCCAGGAGGCCCAGCACAGCCGCGCGCACCAGGCGCTCAACGACCGACTCCACGAGCTCGGCTACCCGGTGTACGGCATCGACCGCTTCCACAAGCGGATGAACTGGCTCATCTACAAGTTCCCGTCGCCGGAGATGGACCTTGCGTTCACCACGGTCTATGAGCACCTCACCGCGCTGATGGCCGAGCTGGCGCTGTCCGACGAGCGGTTCCGCGAGTCGTTCGGCGAGATCCACGACCTGCTGCTGTGGCACGCGATCGAGGAGTCGGAGCACAAGGCCGTGGCCTTCGACGTGTACCGCGCCGTCGGCATCGACCCCAAGCGCCGCATCCGCGCCATGCGCTTCACGCGCTGGACGCTGCCGCTGCTCGCTGTGGGCGTGGTGCTGCAAGCCGTGCTCACCGACCGGGCGGCCCGCCGACCCCGCGCGCTGTGGGCGAGCGTCAAGTGCATCCGCGCCAACCCGCTGTTCTCGAAGTCGACGATGGACGCTATTCGCGACTTCGAGCGACCCGACTTCCACCCCAACCAGCGCGACACCACGGCGCTGCTCGCCGAGTGGCGCGTTCGCCTGTTCGGCAGCGAGGGGACCCTGACCCACCGGCTGTTGCAACGTCCGGCTTGA
- a CDS encoding helix-turn-helix domain-containing protein, producing MVEPTRRERTSSRRPLLEAAIREFSEKGYERTTLAGIAARAGVTTGAIYNHFDGKLDLLVAAIGGRDVRDFWQTVAAAAALPWSEAAIAMSAGLSQRPDQRSLLLLDVIVLARRDPDAAARMRTVADTYLDAVARATEEGQAAGVIDPALSPTDLARLLAALVSGLLVLEALGLEPPSPPTFVQLIDFLLQSSQAEEVDEPAPLARVRTRSAVAERARARQRAAIVEAAGEGFSLRRIGAAAGLSHERVRTIVAEARSAAPHR from the coding sequence GTGGTCGAGCCAACACGTCGGGAGCGAACGAGCTCGCGCAGGCCGTTGCTGGAGGCGGCGATTCGTGAGTTCTCCGAGAAGGGCTACGAGCGGACCACGCTTGCCGGCATCGCCGCGCGGGCAGGCGTCACCACCGGCGCCATCTACAACCACTTCGACGGCAAGCTCGACCTGCTCGTGGCGGCCATCGGCGGTCGCGATGTCCGAGACTTCTGGCAGACGGTGGCCGCGGCCGCTGCACTCCCGTGGAGCGAAGCCGCCATCGCGATGAGCGCGGGCTTGTCCCAGCGTCCCGACCAGCGCTCGCTGCTGTTGCTCGACGTGATCGTCTTGGCGCGCCGCGACCCGGACGCCGCGGCCAGGATGCGCACCGTCGCGGACACGTACCTCGACGCGGTGGCTCGGGCCACCGAGGAAGGACAGGCAGCCGGTGTCATCGACCCCGCCCTGTCGCCCACCGATCTCGCCCGGTTGCTCGCTGCTCTGGTATCGGGCCTGTTGGTCTTGGAGGCGCTCGGGCTGGAGCCGCCGTCGCCGCCGACGTTCGTGCAGCTCATCGACTTCTTGTTGCAGTCCAGCCAAGCAGAGGAAGTCGACGAGCCGGCACCGCTGGCGCGGGTGCGCACCCGTTCCGCCGTCGCTGAACGGGCTCGAGCACGCCAGCGCGCGGCGATCGTGGAGGCGGCTGGCGAGGGGTTCAGCCTGCGCCGCATCGGCGCGGCGGCCGGCCTCTCGCACGAGCGGGTGCGCACGATCGTCGCCGAGGCGCGATCCGCCGCTCCGCACCGTTGA
- a CDS encoding SCP2 sterol-binding domain-containing protein, translated as MPYPFLSDPWLDAVQELAAEAGTGAMPNGVELNLVVTGGPEGDRELHVSDGVFGSGLLDSAPTKLTVPYDVAKKMFISGDQSAAMQAFMSGQIKVEGDMTKLMAMQAGGGSAADGEAIQAKLREITSED; from the coding sequence ATGCCCTACCCCTTCCTCTCCGACCCCTGGCTCGATGCCGTGCAGGAGCTCGCCGCCGAGGCCGGCACGGGCGCCATGCCGAACGGTGTGGAGCTGAACCTTGTCGTGACCGGTGGGCCTGAAGGTGACCGTGAGCTGCACGTCTCTGACGGCGTGTTCGGCTCGGGGCTCCTCGACAGCGCACCCACCAAGTTGACGGTCCCGTACGACGTCGCCAAGAAGATGTTCATCAGCGGCGACCAGTCCGCCGCGATGCAGGCGTTCATGAGCGGCCAGATCAAGGTCGAAGGCGACATGACCAAGCTCATGGCCATGCAGGCCGGTGGCGGCTCGGCCGCTGACGGCGAAGCCATCCAGGCGAAGCTGCGCGAGATCACCAGCGAGGACTGA